The proteins below come from a single Tiliqua scincoides isolate rTilSci1 chromosome 16, rTilSci1.hap2, whole genome shotgun sequence genomic window:
- the SSNA1 gene encoding microtubule nucleation factor SSNA1, producing MAQQGAALQSYNNELVKCIEDLCIKREELNKQIRQEEEEKTKLQNDIRILTEKLARVNETLARKMASRNEFDKTIAETEAAYMKILESSQTLLTVLRKEAGNLSKVTESKSP from the exons ATGGCCCAGCAAGGGGCGGCCCTGCAGAGCTACAACAACGAGCTGGTCAAGT GTATTGAAGACCTCTGCATCAAGAGGGAAGAGCTGAACAAGCAGATccggcaggaggaagaggagaagaccaAGCTGCAGAACGACATCCGCATCCTGACTGAGAAGCTGGCCCGTGTGAATGAGACCTTGGCCCGCAAGATGGCCTCCCGGAACGAGTTCGACAAAACCATTGCCGAGACCGAGGCTGCGTACATGAAG ATCTTAGAAAGTTCCCAGACGCTGCTCACGGTCCTGAGAAAGGAAGCAGGGAATCTCTCTAAAGTCACAGAGTCAAAATCACCATGA
- the TPRN gene encoding taperin yields MSSSGPAGSGLPAWKRALLERKRAKLAAGVELERGRAAADGGEPPAAGPGPSEGGERLVVAESLGPLRENPFMRLEGERRRRRPRLAPAPAADPPALARLLELYGAVPGIRTIRADNILIIESREPQAGSTPTPPASPPPPDPLRRLLARSGSALTEIRAAEVVIYEPEPPKAPAGDAEAGRVSRLLQKFDRRPPRTHAVRGRWRGGGGATPQPAVPNPSPEGAPAPQESPPLPTSTAQPCGLQPGGFVQKTGSNSFVVNPRGCRPTPAASRHVPPVLSNGPVEPAVGNRSPVSPKPVPSPSPAAASPTQANVGKPKPKEAVESLPPPQPSAIPDSSATASLSRPTPLLSSNCSFEIRPAPKPDLAAIPAHDLQAQALASLRLNSRNSFLFVPRRKGDATGLPDVTDSPPTLPGGALPSEKPAETLVPVTYIDEDLLELEAGHLPPLRVLSPRLEGFDVLQESNSALEMEESVLSAYRPLPTGAAAVSQKGSNTFTIVPKRKPPSAGLETFSRIQLLEEEEEEEEENRAKAKTDAPHQELGQLLKKRYPTVNEIEVIGGYLSLDKSCMSKSGSRRKKMKISFNETSLQTMFEYPSESSLVEEEGEEEEYATEVDEVPSSLALHLDATNSGLSSYTPKHSIEFSKWQEQQYEEMPPHTGTFPRDADLPGSQVMLTPADKSSLADFSSEPALYF; encoded by the exons ATGAGCAGCAGCGGCCCAGCGGGGTCCGGCCTGCCGGCCTGGAAGCGCGCCCTGCTGGAGAGGAAGCGGGCCAAGCTGGCCGCCGGGGTGGAGCTGGAGCGGGGCCGGGCGGCAGCCGACGGGGGGGAGCCGCCAGCGGCGGGGCCCGGGCCGTCGGAGGGCGGGGAGCGCCTGGTGGTGGCGGAGAGCCTGGGCCCGCTGCGCGAGAACCCCTTCATGCGGCTGGAGGGCGAGCGCCGGCGGCGAAGGCCACGCCTCGCCCCCGCGCCAGCCGCCGACCCCCCTGCGCTCGCCCGCCTGCTGGAGCTCTACGGGGCTGTGCCCGGTATCCGCACCATCCGCGCCGACAACATCCTCATCATCGAATCCCGCGAGCCCCAGGCAGGGTCCACCCCTACTCCCccggcctcccctcccccaccggaCCCCCTGCGCCGCCTGCTCGCCCGCTCCGGCTCCGCCCTCACTGAGATCCGCGCCGCCGAGGTCGTCATCTACGAGCCGGAGCCCCCGAAGGCGCCCGCCGGGGACGCCGAGGCCGGGCGGGTCAGccggctgctgcagaagtttgacCGCCGGCCCCCCCGGACCCACGCAGTGCGAGGGCGCTGGCGGGGTGGGGGCGGTGCCACCCCACAGCCAGCGGTGCCAAACCCCTCTCCCGAGGGTGCCCCGGCACCACAGGAGTCGCCGCCGCTGCCCACTTCCACTGCCCAGCCGTGTGGGCTCCAGCCCGGAGGTTTCGTCCAGAAAACCGGCTCCAACTCATTCGTGGTTAACCCCCGGGGGTGCCGCCCCACTCCTGCGGCCTCCAGACATGTGCCCCCCGTGCTCAGCAACGGGCCCGTCGAGCCGGCGGTCGGAAACAGAAGCCCTGTTTCTCCCAAGCCAGTGCCATCGCCAAGCCCCGCTGCAGCATCTCCGACCCAAGCCAACGTGGGGAAGCCAAAGCCCAAGGAAGCGGTGGAGAGCCTGCCACCCCCACAGCCCAGTGCCATTCCGGACAGCAGTGCCACAGCCAGCTTGTCCCGGCCCACGCCGCTCCTCAGCTCCAACTGTTCTTTTGAGATCCGACCGGCCCCCAAGCCGGACctggctgccatccctgcccacGATCTCCAGGCACAGGCCTTGGCCAGCCTGCGCCTCAACTCCCGCAACTCGTTTCTCTTCGTGCCCCGTCGGAAAGGGGATGCTACTGGCCTGCCAGATGTTACAGACAGCCCTCCGACTTTGCCAGGAGGGGCTCTGCCCTCTGAGAAGCCAGCTGAGACTTTGGTGCCTGTGACTTACATTGATGAGGACTTGCTGGAGCTGGAGGCTGGACACTTGCCCCCCTTGAGAGTTCTGAGTCCGAGGCTCGAGGGCTTTGATGTTCTCCAGGAAAGCAACTCTGCCCTTGAGATGGAGGAATCTGTTCTGTCCGCATACAGGCCCCTCCCGACTGGTGCTGCAGCTGTCTCTCAGAAAGGTAGCAACACTTTTACCATCGTGCCCAAAAGAAAGCCCCCCAGTGCTGGGCTGGAGACCTTCAGCAGAattcagctgctggaggaggaggaggaggaagaggaagaaaaccgAGCCAAAGCTAAGACTGATGCCCCTCATCAGGAATTAGGTCAGCTTCTGAAGAAGCGCTACCCCACTGTGAACGAGATTGAGGTGATAGGGGGCTACCTTTCTCTGGATAAGTCCTGCATGAGCAAATCAGGATCCCGGCGCAAAAAG ATGAAGATCTCTTTCAATGAGACCAGCCTGCAGACGATGTTTGAATATCCCTCTGAAAGCTCCTTGGtggaagaagaaggggaggaggaagagtatGCGACAGAAGTGGACGAGGTGCCCAGCTCCCTTGCTCTTCACTTGGATGCCACCAACTCAG GTTTATCAAGTTATACCCCAAAGCACTCCATAGAATTCAGCAAGTGGCAGGAGCAGCAATATGAGGAAATGCCTCCGCACACCGGCACCTTTCCGCGGGACGCTGACCTGCCTGGCAGCCAAGTCATG CTCACTCCAGCAGACAAGAGCAGCCTCGCAGACTTCAGTAGTGAACCTGCCCTGTACTTCTAG
- the TMEM203 gene encoding transmembrane protein 203 has translation MLFSLRELVQWLGFAPFELLLQAAALLAASVLLVLKVDGAVGEAGLSWWGVFAPFFVADGLSTYFTAIVSVRLFQDGEKRLAVLRLFWILTLLSLKFVFEMLLCQKLGEGESHELWYGLIMSPVFILLQLLMIRACRVN, from the coding sequence ATGCTGTTCTCCCTGCGGGAGCTGGTGCAGTGGCTGGGCTTCGCCCCCTTTGAGCTGCTCCTGCAGGCTGCGGCGCTGCTGGCGGCCTCGGTGCTGCTGGTGCTGAAGGTGGACGGGGCGGTGGGCGAAGCCGGGCTGAGCTGGTGGGGGGTCTTCGCGCCCTTCTTCGTGGCCGATGGGCTCAGTACCTACTTCACCGCCATCGTCTCCGTGCGCCTCTTCCAGGACGGTGAGAAGCGCCTGGCCGTGTTGCGCCTCTTCTGGATCCTCACCCTGCTCAGCCTCAAGTTCGTCTTTGAGATGCTGCTCTGCCAGAAGCTGGGCGAGGGGGAGAGCCACGAGCTGTGGTATGGCCTCATCATGTCGCCCGTCTTCATCCTGCTCCAGCTGCTCATGATCCGGGCCTGCCGCGTCAACTag
- the NDOR1 gene encoding NADPH-dependent diflavin oxidoreductase 1 isoform X3 has protein sequence MAVQKILLLFGSQTGTAQDTAERIGREAKRRHFQCRVEALDSYSVANLIHEPLVVFVCATTGQGDPPDNMKNFWRFLFRKNLPTTSLCQMDYAVVGLGDSSYPNPDAVIDPWLLELWRKVLALYPLPSGLRVITPDVALPPRFMFQFLDEDSGNLSKSPPEQDGAFRDAPSELHPFRARVVSNQRVTEASHFQDVRLIEFDVTGSGVEYVAGDVVMVQPRNSQEEVELFCSLLRLDPDKLFVLKPTESGTPLPAHLPQPCTVRHLVTHYLDITCIPRRSFFELLSCFSPNELEREKLQEFSSAQGQEDLYAYCNRPRRTTLEVLCDFPHTTCAIPSDYLLDLIPRIRPRAFSIASSMLVHPNRIQILLAVVRYKTLLSKPRRGLCSTWLASLDPVNGAERVPLWVKRGGLKFPTDLDTPVIMIGPGTGVAPFRAAVQERVAQGKKGNCLFFGCRQKAKDFYCKAEWEELVGKGLLMLFTAFSRDQEEKVYVQHRIRENKELIWDLVNCRGAHIYLAGNAKQMPEAVGEALRSVFQTAGGLSAPEAEEHLAGLERAHRFQAETWS, from the exons ATGGCAGTGCAGaagatcctcctcctcttcggCAGCCAGACTGGGACAGCCCAAGACACAGCAGAGAGAATTGGCCGGGAAGCCAAGCGACGCCACTTCCAGTGCAGGGTCGAAGCCTTGGACAGCTACAGTGTG GCCAACCTGATCCATGAGCCACTGgtggtgtttgtgtgtgcaaCCACAGGCCAAGGGGACCCTCCCGATAATATGAAG AATTTCTGGAGGTTCCTGTTCCGGAAGAACCTGCCTACCACTTCCCTGTGCCAGATGGATTATGCCGTTGTGGGCCTTGGAGATTCCTCGTATCCCAA CCCAGATGCAGTAATTGATCCTTGGCTATTGGAGTTGTGGAGGAAGGTCTTAGCCTTGTATCCTTTGCCTTCTGGTCTTCGCGTAATCACCCCAGATGTCGC CTTACCACCCAGATTCATGTTTCAGTTTCTGGATGAGGACTCTGGCAACCTCAGCAAGAGCCCTCCTGAGCAGGACGGAGCCTTCAGAGATGCCCCCTCCGAGCTGCACCCTTTCCGTGCCCGAGTGGTGTCCAATCAGAGGGTGACGGAAGCCTCTCACTTCCAGGATGTCCGCCTCATTGAGTTTGACGTCACGGGCTCTGGGGTCGA GTATGTCGCTGGTGACGTGGTGATGGTTCAGCCACGCAATTCGCAAGAGGAGGTGGAGCTCTTCTGCAGTCTCCTGCGTCTGGACCCTGACAAGCTTTTTGTCCTGAAGCCTACGGAGTCAG GCACTCCCCTCCCAGCCCACCTGCCCCAGCCGTGCACTGTCCGTCACCTGGTGACCCACTACCTGGATATTACCTGCATCCCCCGTCGCTCCTTCTTTGAACTCCTGTCTTGCTTCTCTCCGAATGAACTGGAGCGAGAGAAGCTGCAGGAATTCAGCTCCGCTCAAGGCCAGGAGGACCTTTACGCTTACTGCAACCGGCCACGGAGGACAACGCTTGAG GTCCTCTGCGACTTCCCACACACAACCTGTGCCATTCCTTCAGATTATCTACTGGATCTCATTCCACGGATCAGGCCCCGGGCCTTCTCTATCGCCTCCTCAATGCTG GTTCATCCCAACAGAATCCAGATCCTGTTGGCCGTGGTGCGTTACAAGACTCTCCTCAGCAAACCCCGGCGTGGCCTCTGCTCGACGTGGCTGGCCTCCCTCGACCCAGTGAATG GTGCTGAGAGGGTGCCACTGTGGGTGAAGAGGGGAGGGCTGAAGTTCCCGACCGACTTGGACACTCCCGTGATCATGATTGGGCCTGGCACAGGAGTGGCGCCTTTCCGAGCAGCGGTACAGGAACGCGTGGCCCAGGGCAAAAAAG GAAATTGTCTGTTCTTCGGCTGCCGACAAAAAGCCAAAGACTTTTACTGTAAGGCGGAGTGGGAGGAACTGGTCGGAAAGGGGCTCCTGATGCTCTTCACGGCCTTTTCCCGTGACCAG GAGGAGAAGGTCTACGTCCAGCACCGTATCCGAGAGAACAAGGAGTTGATCTGGGATTTGGTGAACTGCAGGGGTGCCCATATCTACCTCGCAGG
- the NDOR1 gene encoding NADPH-dependent diflavin oxidoreductase 1 isoform X1: MAVQKILLLFGSQTGTAQDTAERIGREAKRRHFQCRVEALDSYSVANLIHEPLVVFVCATTGQGDPPDNMKNFWRFLFRKNLPTTSLCQMDYAVVGLGDSSYPKFNFIAKKLHKRLLQLGGNPLMPTVLGDDQHDLGPDAVIDPWLLELWRKVLALYPLPSGLRVITPDVALPPRFMFQFLDEDSGNLSKSPPEQDGAFRDAPSELHPFRARVVSNQRVTEASHFQDVRLIEFDVTGSGVEYVAGDVVMVQPRNSQEEVELFCSLLRLDPDKLFVLKPTESGTPLPAHLPQPCTVRHLVTHYLDITCIPRRSFFELLSCFSPNELEREKLQEFSSAQGQEDLYAYCNRPRRTTLEVLCDFPHTTCAIPSDYLLDLIPRIRPRAFSIASSMLVHPNRIQILLAVVRYKTLLSKPRRGLCSTWLASLDPVNGAERVPLWVKRGGLKFPTDLDTPVIMIGPGTGVAPFRAAVQERVAQGKKGNCLFFGCRQKAKDFYCKAEWEELVGKGLLMLFTAFSRDQEEKVYVQHRIRENKELIWDLVNCRGAHIYLAGNAKQMPEAVGEALRSVFQTAGGLSAPEAEEHLAGLERAHRFQAETWS; encoded by the exons ATGGCAGTGCAGaagatcctcctcctcttcggCAGCCAGACTGGGACAGCCCAAGACACAGCAGAGAGAATTGGCCGGGAAGCCAAGCGACGCCACTTCCAGTGCAGGGTCGAAGCCTTGGACAGCTACAGTGTG GCCAACCTGATCCATGAGCCACTGgtggtgtttgtgtgtgcaaCCACAGGCCAAGGGGACCCTCCCGATAATATGAAG AATTTCTGGAGGTTCCTGTTCCGGAAGAACCTGCCTACCACTTCCCTGTGCCAGATGGATTATGCCGTTGTGGGCCTTGGAGATTCCTCGTATCCCAA GTTCAACTTTATTGCCAAGAAGCTACACAAGAGGCTTCTGCAGCTGGGAGGCAACCCACTCATGCCGACAGTGTTGGGAGACGACCAGCATGACTTAGG CCCAGATGCAGTAATTGATCCTTGGCTATTGGAGTTGTGGAGGAAGGTCTTAGCCTTGTATCCTTTGCCTTCTGGTCTTCGCGTAATCACCCCAGATGTCGC CTTACCACCCAGATTCATGTTTCAGTTTCTGGATGAGGACTCTGGCAACCTCAGCAAGAGCCCTCCTGAGCAGGACGGAGCCTTCAGAGATGCCCCCTCCGAGCTGCACCCTTTCCGTGCCCGAGTGGTGTCCAATCAGAGGGTGACGGAAGCCTCTCACTTCCAGGATGTCCGCCTCATTGAGTTTGACGTCACGGGCTCTGGGGTCGA GTATGTCGCTGGTGACGTGGTGATGGTTCAGCCACGCAATTCGCAAGAGGAGGTGGAGCTCTTCTGCAGTCTCCTGCGTCTGGACCCTGACAAGCTTTTTGTCCTGAAGCCTACGGAGTCAG GCACTCCCCTCCCAGCCCACCTGCCCCAGCCGTGCACTGTCCGTCACCTGGTGACCCACTACCTGGATATTACCTGCATCCCCCGTCGCTCCTTCTTTGAACTCCTGTCTTGCTTCTCTCCGAATGAACTGGAGCGAGAGAAGCTGCAGGAATTCAGCTCCGCTCAAGGCCAGGAGGACCTTTACGCTTACTGCAACCGGCCACGGAGGACAACGCTTGAG GTCCTCTGCGACTTCCCACACACAACCTGTGCCATTCCTTCAGATTATCTACTGGATCTCATTCCACGGATCAGGCCCCGGGCCTTCTCTATCGCCTCCTCAATGCTG GTTCATCCCAACAGAATCCAGATCCTGTTGGCCGTGGTGCGTTACAAGACTCTCCTCAGCAAACCCCGGCGTGGCCTCTGCTCGACGTGGCTGGCCTCCCTCGACCCAGTGAATG GTGCTGAGAGGGTGCCACTGTGGGTGAAGAGGGGAGGGCTGAAGTTCCCGACCGACTTGGACACTCCCGTGATCATGATTGGGCCTGGCACAGGAGTGGCGCCTTTCCGAGCAGCGGTACAGGAACGCGTGGCCCAGGGCAAAAAAG GAAATTGTCTGTTCTTCGGCTGCCGACAAAAAGCCAAAGACTTTTACTGTAAGGCGGAGTGGGAGGAACTGGTCGGAAAGGGGCTCCTGATGCTCTTCACGGCCTTTTCCCGTGACCAG GAGGAGAAGGTCTACGTCCAGCACCGTATCCGAGAGAACAAGGAGTTGATCTGGGATTTGGTGAACTGCAGGGGTGCCCATATCTACCTCGCAGG
- the NDOR1 gene encoding NADPH-dependent diflavin oxidoreductase 1 isoform X2, whose translation MAVQKILLLFGSQTGTAQDTAERIGREAKRRHFQCRVEALDSYSVANLIHEPLVVFVCATTGQGDPPDNMKNFWRFLFRKNLPTTSLCQMDYAVVGLGDSSYPKFNFIAKKLHKRLLQLGGNPLMPTVLGDDQHDLGPDAVIDPWLLELWRKVLALYPLPSGLRVITPDVALPPRFMFQFLDEDSGNLSKSPPEQDGAFRDAPSELHPFRARVVSNQRVTEASHFQDVRLIEFDVTGSGVEYVAGDVVMVQPRNSQEEVELFCSLLRLDPDKLFVLKPTESGTPLPAHLPQPCTVRHLVTHYLDITCIPRRSFFELLSCFSPNELEREKLQEFSSAQGQEDLYAYCNRPRRTTLEVLCDFPHTTCAIPSDYLLDLIPRIRPRAFSIASSMLVHPNRIQILLAVVRYKTLLSKPRRGLCSTWLASLDPVNGAERVPLWVKRGGLKFPTDLDTPVIMIGPGTGVAPFRAAVQERVAQGKKGNCLFFGCRQKAKDFYCKAEWEELVGKGLLMLFTAFSRDQEEKVYVQHRIRENKELIWDLVNCRGAHIYLAGWGRLRLRGSGQPTAI comes from the exons ATGGCAGTGCAGaagatcctcctcctcttcggCAGCCAGACTGGGACAGCCCAAGACACAGCAGAGAGAATTGGCCGGGAAGCCAAGCGACGCCACTTCCAGTGCAGGGTCGAAGCCTTGGACAGCTACAGTGTG GCCAACCTGATCCATGAGCCACTGgtggtgtttgtgtgtgcaaCCACAGGCCAAGGGGACCCTCCCGATAATATGAAG AATTTCTGGAGGTTCCTGTTCCGGAAGAACCTGCCTACCACTTCCCTGTGCCAGATGGATTATGCCGTTGTGGGCCTTGGAGATTCCTCGTATCCCAA GTTCAACTTTATTGCCAAGAAGCTACACAAGAGGCTTCTGCAGCTGGGAGGCAACCCACTCATGCCGACAGTGTTGGGAGACGACCAGCATGACTTAGG CCCAGATGCAGTAATTGATCCTTGGCTATTGGAGTTGTGGAGGAAGGTCTTAGCCTTGTATCCTTTGCCTTCTGGTCTTCGCGTAATCACCCCAGATGTCGC CTTACCACCCAGATTCATGTTTCAGTTTCTGGATGAGGACTCTGGCAACCTCAGCAAGAGCCCTCCTGAGCAGGACGGAGCCTTCAGAGATGCCCCCTCCGAGCTGCACCCTTTCCGTGCCCGAGTGGTGTCCAATCAGAGGGTGACGGAAGCCTCTCACTTCCAGGATGTCCGCCTCATTGAGTTTGACGTCACGGGCTCTGGGGTCGA GTATGTCGCTGGTGACGTGGTGATGGTTCAGCCACGCAATTCGCAAGAGGAGGTGGAGCTCTTCTGCAGTCTCCTGCGTCTGGACCCTGACAAGCTTTTTGTCCTGAAGCCTACGGAGTCAG GCACTCCCCTCCCAGCCCACCTGCCCCAGCCGTGCACTGTCCGTCACCTGGTGACCCACTACCTGGATATTACCTGCATCCCCCGTCGCTCCTTCTTTGAACTCCTGTCTTGCTTCTCTCCGAATGAACTGGAGCGAGAGAAGCTGCAGGAATTCAGCTCCGCTCAAGGCCAGGAGGACCTTTACGCTTACTGCAACCGGCCACGGAGGACAACGCTTGAG GTCCTCTGCGACTTCCCACACACAACCTGTGCCATTCCTTCAGATTATCTACTGGATCTCATTCCACGGATCAGGCCCCGGGCCTTCTCTATCGCCTCCTCAATGCTG GTTCATCCCAACAGAATCCAGATCCTGTTGGCCGTGGTGCGTTACAAGACTCTCCTCAGCAAACCCCGGCGTGGCCTCTGCTCGACGTGGCTGGCCTCCCTCGACCCAGTGAATG GTGCTGAGAGGGTGCCACTGTGGGTGAAGAGGGGAGGGCTGAAGTTCCCGACCGACTTGGACACTCCCGTGATCATGATTGGGCCTGGCACAGGAGTGGCGCCTTTCCGAGCAGCGGTACAGGAACGCGTGGCCCAGGGCAAAAAAG GAAATTGTCTGTTCTTCGGCTGCCGACAAAAAGCCAAAGACTTTTACTGTAAGGCGGAGTGGGAGGAACTGGTCGGAAAGGGGCTCCTGATGCTCTTCACGGCCTTTTCCCGTGACCAG GAGGAGAAGGTCTACGTCCAGCACCGTATCCGAGAGAACAAGGAGTTGATCTGGGATTTGGTGAACTGCAGGGGTGCCCATATCTACCTCGCAGG atggggaagactgaggttgaGAGGAAGTGGCCAGCCTACAGCCATCTAA